Proteins encoded within one genomic window of Cucumis sativus cultivar 9930 chromosome 3, Cucumber_9930_V3, whole genome shotgun sequence:
- the LOC101213496 gene encoding uncharacterized protein At5g39570, giving the protein MPYYSRDDEAVDDFDEYDPTPYGGGFDLFLTYGRPLSPSEETCYPHSAGNDDDIDYERPQFESYAEPSAYGDDALQAEYSSYSRPKPHSYGAPSGEQGYGSSRPQPAYGFQPSGSEYGSEGYRRKPEYGEQEYGSGGYGRKQESESYGSGEYGSGGYRRKQESESYGSQEYGSGGYGGRQESDSYGSGGYGGRKESDSYGSGGYGRRQEEGESEGYRRQSESEEYGSGRKQKYGEEGYEGSGYKREEYDRPSYGDEPRRPSYGRSEEEDYRKPSYERRDEDEERRYGYGEEGYGRKKYGGEDSGSDEEKHSRRHHHRRNYDDE; this is encoded by the exons ATGCCCTACTACTCCAGAGATGATGAAGCTGTCGACGACTTCGATGAGTACGATCCCACGCCTTACGGCGGCGGTTTCGACCTCTTTCTGACATATGGCCGTCCACTTTCACCCTCCGAAGAAACCTGCTACCCTCACTCCGCCGGCAACGACGACGACATCGATTACGAACGTCCCCAGTTTGAATCCTACGCTGAGCCCTCCGCTTACGGCGACGATGCCCTCCAGGCTGAGTACAGCAGCTACTCCCGTCCAAAGCCCCATTCCTATGGAGCTCCCTCTGGGGAACAAGGATATGGATCTTCCAGGCCACAGCCGGCTTATGGCTTCCAGCCCAGTGGATCGGAGTATGGGTCTGAAGGATATCGCCGTAAACCGGAGTATGGAGAACAGGAGTACGGATCTGGTGGGTATGGGAGGAAACAGGAATCGGAGTCTTACGGATCTGGAGAGTATGGATCTGGTGGGTATAGGAGGAAACAGGAGTCAGAGTCTTACGGATCGCAAGAGTATGGATCTGGTGGATATGGGGGGAGACAGGAATCAGATTCTTATGGATCTGGTGGGTATGGTGGGAGAAAGGAATCAGACTCTTATGGATCTGGTGGGTATGGGAGGAGACAAGAAGAGGGAGAATCGGAGGGATACCGGCGGCAATCTGAATCTGAAGAGTATGGATCAGGGCGGAAACAGAAGTATGGGGAAGAAGGGTATGAAGGTTCTGGGTATAAAAGGGAGGAATATGATAGGCCGAGTTATGGGGATGAGCCGAGGAGGCCGAGCTATGGGCGGTCGGAGGAAGAGGATTACCGGAAGCCAAGCTACGAGAGGCGGGATGAGGATGAAGAACGCCGATATGGGTATGGGGAAGAAGGATATGGGCGGAAGAAATAC GGTGGGGAGGATTCCGGTTCCGACGAGGAGAAGCACAGCCGCCGCCACCACCACCGCCGGAACTATGACGACGAGTGA
- the LOC101219626 gene encoding cation/H(+) antiporter 15, producing the protein MGSMLTEPDDLSAFFSGGGGGAGRTLKNITKICASAHRIHSTGVFTGANPLEFSVPLLLLQVGICAGTTLFSYQLLKPFGQPLIVSQILSGFVLSSSGLGQWKAFRETIFPSRGFVLLDVMSSIGSIFYFFLIGVQTDMMIVKKIDTRAFGIGYCAVIVPLLLTIFFSVALVNAFDSKTSKTILLVGGVESFINFPMVASLLSELHLINSEFGRIALSSSMVSGISTMCIIMIGSMLDPIKRTTYDALFVESVSWVIGIGLVLCSRCVIMWMIKKNPVGQPLKEGFVVTLLLGVFVSAFCSQSLGAHSYFGALVFGIIIPPGPPIGPAVMERLESITSWIFMPIFFFKTSLVVNMQSIELKKLLGLSFIIFVSAFGKFLSVLVMSLFNKMPVRDAVSLSLIMNSQGAFELGMFKMLKKNKKIDNESFGIMCTGVMVLVGIITPIIRYLFDPSRRYVVYKRRTVMHSRPESDLRVLVCIHDQEDVPNAINLLEALNPTRRNHLVVYMLHFVKLFGRANPQLISHKFSRGRTSRSGPSEPIINAFKYFGQSNREIVTIYPFTAISPPASMHDDVYSLALDKSVSLILVPFHKRFHSNGVLSLSKNKLKLVNNHILDKAPCSVAIVVNRGNSNILRSIATDLYCFQIAVVFLGGPDDREAMFIGAKMSGHPNINLTVIRLLENGSVTSDDMEERRLDCEAVIAFQRVMVDNYRVRFIEEVVKDGNGTVSVLRSMGNHFDLVMVGRRHNPYSVLVQGLVLWNERTELGEIGEVLSSSDFMENATILVVQQHTNMVHQETIFGSQG; encoded by the exons ATGGGTTCGATGTTAACAGAACCCGACGATCTATCCGCGTTTTTCAGTGGCGGCGGTGGGGGAGCTGGTAGGACTTTGAAGAACATCACGAAAATATGTGCATCTGCTCACCGGATTCATTCCACCGGCGTTTTCACAGGAGCAAACCCTTTGGAATTTTCAGTTCCTCTTCTTTTGTTGCAGGTGGGAATTTGTGCTGGAACTACTCTCTTTTCTTATCAGCTCCTCAAACCATTCGGTCAACCCCTAATCGTCTCACAAATTTTG AGTGGTTTCGTTCTGAGTTCTTCGGGTTTAGGGCAATGGAAAGCATTTAGAGAAACAATTTTTCCCAGCAGGGGATTCGTTTTGTTGGATGTAATGTCTTCAATTGGGAgtattttttacttctttttgaTTGGAGTGCAAACAGATATGATGATTGTGAAGAAGATTGACACAAGAGCATTTGGTATAGGGTATTGTGCTGTGATTGTGCCTTTGCTTCTCACCATCTTTTTCTCTGTAGCTTTGGTGAATGCTTTTGATTCAAAAACTTCCAAAACCATTCTTCTAGTAGGTGGAGTAGAGTCATTTATCAACTTTCCCATGGttgcttctcttctttctGAGCTTCATTTAATAAACTCTGAGTTTGGGAGGATTGCTTTATCATCTTCCATGGTTTCAGGTATTAGCACCATGTGTATTATAATGATAGGATCTATGTTGGATCCAATAAAAAGAACCACTTATGATGCATTATTTGTGGAATCTGTATCTTGGGTTATTGGAATTGGCCTTGTTTTGTGTAGTAGATGTGTTATTATGTGGATGATAAAGAAGAATCCAGTGGGGCAGCCATTGAAGGAGGGCTTTGTGGTTACATTGCTTTTAGGGGTTTTTGTGAGTGCATTCTGTAGCCAATCTTTGGGTGCTCACAGCTATTTTGGTGCTCTTGTATTTGGGATTATAATACCTCCAGGGCCTCCCATTGGACCAGCAGTGATGGAGAGACTCGAGTCCATTACGTCTTGGATCTTCATGcctatcttctttttcaaaacaagCTTGGTTGTCAATATGCAGTCCATCGAACTAAAGAAACTACTAGGTTTGTCATTCATTATCTTTGTGAGTGCATTTGGGAAGTTCTTGAGTGTCCTTGTGATGTCATTATTCAACAAAATGCCGGTGAGAGATGCTGTGTCACTTAGCCTCATCATGAATAGTCAAGGAGCTTTCGAGCTTGGtatgtttaaaatgttgaagaagaacAAG AAGATAGACAACGAATCGTTTGGAATTATGTGCACAGGTGTGATGGTTTTGGTTGGGATTATTACTCCCATAATACGATATTTGTTTGATCCTTCAAGAAGGTATGTAGTTTATAAGAGAAGAACTGTGATGCACTCAAGACCGGAATCTGATCTTCGTGTACTAGTCTGTATTCATGACCAAGAAGATGTTCCAAATGCCATAAACTTACTTGAGGCTTTGAATCCCACCAGACGAAACCATCTTGTTGTGTACATGCTTCATTTTGTCAAGCTTTTTGGTCGAGCTAACCCCCAACTCATTTCACACAAGTTTTCAAGAGGAAGGACTTCAAGGTCCGGCCCTTCCGAACCTATCATTAATGCATTCAAATACTTTGGACAAAGCAACCGTGAAATTGTTACAATTTATCCCTTCACTGCGATTTCACCTCCAGCATCAATGCATGATGATGTTTATTCACTTGCTCTCGACAAAAGCGTTTCCTTGATTCTTGTTCCTTTCCACAAGAGATTTCATTCCAACGGTGTTCTGTCATTATccaaaaataagttaaaattggTCAACAACCATATTCTTGATAAGGCACCTTGCTCGGTCGCTATTGTTGTCAACCGAGGAAATTCAAATATCTTAAGGTCTATTGCAACAGACttgtattgttttcaaatagcTGTGGTGTTCTTAGGTGGACCTGACGATCGCGAGGCAATGTTCATCGGGGCAAAAATGTCTGGACATCCCAATATCAACTTGACAGTAATTCGACTGTTGGAGAATGGGAGTGTCACAAGTGATGACATGGAAGAGAGGAGGCTCGACTGTGAAGCAGTGATTGCGTTTCAAAGAGTCATGGTAGACAACTATAGAGTGAGGTTCATAGAAGAAGTGGTGAAGGATGGCAATGGAACAGTCTCTGTACTCCGTTCGATGGGAAATCATTTTGATCTTGTAATGGTTGGGAGACGACATAACCCCTATTCGGTATTGGTTCAAGGGTTGGTACTTTGGAACGAGCGCACAGAACTTGGAGAAATCGGGGAGGTATTATCATCGTCAGATTTCATGGAGAATGCCACGATCTTGGTTGTGCAACAACACACTAATATGGTTCATCAAGAAACTATCTTTGGTTCTCAGGGATAG
- the LOC101213732 gene encoding uncharacterized protein LOC101213732 isoform X1, whose protein sequence is MVHSMVAVSLQLPQLVINPNYKLSSKCYVHHKKKHYYYYYSNFICFALKKNNSNCNTIQNPPIFSLKFSSFSPLSESPQASFDDYIEDEARLLRATFSGKSEKINQDDWRVEMPSFQVLFLKVSPVADVRLSCKSSTKDSPIHIPQNVSKFIDLQLMGWELKGLSKDFKASKIKINVKGAMYAERTKSKSVLTNNLLLNLYNLAPQKPIDFFAQDFLQPLVEKGLKGMMEEIMKEFTENLLLDYNKYKKETQKNEVPSNYI, encoded by the exons aTGGTTCACAGTATGGTTGCTGTTTCTCTTCAACTCCCACAGCTTGTTATCAATCCAAATTACAAGCTTAGCTCAAAATGTTATGTTCATCACAAAAAGaagcattattattattattattctaatttcatttgctttgcattgaaaaagaataacagTAATTGCAATACTATTCAAAATCCtccaattttctctctcaagTTCTCCAGTTTCAGTCCACTTTCTGAATCTCCTCAG GCTTCCTTTGATGATTACATTGAAGATGAAGCTAGATTGTTGAGAGCCACTTTTTCtggaaaaagtgaaaaaatcaACCAG GATGACTGGAGAGTTGAAATGCCATCTTTCCAAGTGCTTTTCTTGAAGGTGAGCCCAGTAGCTGATGTAAGATTAAGTTGCAAAAGCAGCACAAAAGATAGCCCTATTCATATTCCTCAAAATGTCTCCAAATTTATTGACCTTCAATTG ATGGGATGGGAATTGAAAGGATTGAGCAAAGATTTCAAAGCATCAAAGATCAAAATCAATGTAAAAGGAGCTATGTATGCAGAgagaacaaaatcaaaaagtgTTCTCACAAACAATTTGCTTCTCAATCTTTACAACTTGGCTCCCCAAAAGCCCATTGATTTCTTTGCACAAGATTTCCTTCAACCTCTTGTGGAAAAG ggatTGAAGGGAATGATGgaagaaataatgaaagaatttACAGAAAATTTGCTATTGGATTACAACAAATACAAGAAGGAAACACAAAAGAATGAAGTTCCTTCCAATTATATATAA
- the LOC101219868 gene encoding TMV resistance protein N has protein sequence MEEVHTKNNQIVACDLELCFHLNFKTIQSSLQLTLVASVIMANEFQAQHGDWTYDVFLSFRGEDTRKNFTDHLYYALKDAGINVFRDDPELQRGEDISSGLERAIEGSKVAVIVFSERYAESGWCLEELVKIMECRRTLRQMVLPVFYNVDPSCVRKQKGEFEEAFVKHEKGKDIDKVRRWRMALTEAANVAGLGLTQNANGYEAEFIRSIVKMISKEVKSNYLFIALYPVGIESRIKLVLPHLHIGSNDDVKFVGILGIGGLGKTTIAKALYNQLHHNFEAACFLANIKQTPNQPNGLVHLQKQLLSSITNSSNINFENMDRGIVVLQESLRRKKLLLILDDVDKISQLTALATRRECFGSGSRIVITTRHRRLLNQIEVDGICSIDVMDDAEALQLFSWHAFHNSYPSETFHQLSKRVVNYCGGLPLALQVLGCFLFGRSREEWQDTLKNLKKILDDQIQIKPKITFDTHNDHTCKDIYLVNQMLDGWGSFPRIGDINRLVTSDLLRDHTQLFLPKEVRLSVLGPKVSGDQRTMPQTEYLGISFPEDSHSQTQLLLGAPHDKLHGADDNNGRSRSEKVLTNVTREMNRNKWTISCIVTVLVIAIILILYFKPRWVLSWNSCYPCLLVGFLPLLASDAMADELRPQHGNWTYDVFLSFRGEDTRKNFTDHLYYAFKDAGINVFRDDPELERGEDISSELERAIEGSKVAVVVFSERYAESGWCLEELVKIMECRRTLRQLVFPIFYNVDPSCVRKQKGEFEEAFVKHEVRYFRDIDRVLKWRMALTEAANLSGWDLRNIANGHEAKFIRLIVEKVSKEVNSKYLFIALYPVGIESRLKLLLSHLHIGSNDVRFVGILGMGGLGKTTVAKALYNQLYHNFEAKCFLSNIKAETSNLIHLQKQLLSSITNSTNINLGNIDQGIAVLQERLRCKRLLLILDDVDDLSQLTALATTRDLFASGSRIIITTRDRHLLNQLEVDEICSIDEMDDDEALELFSWHAFRNSYPSETFHQLSKQVITYCGGLPLALEVLGSFLFGRSREEWEDTLKKLKKIPNDQIQKKLKISFDGLNDHTYKDIFLDVSCFFIGMERNYVEQILDGCGFFPRIGISVLLQRCLLTIGDKNRLMMHDLLRDMGREIVRENFPKYPERHSRLFLHEEVLSVLTRQKGTDATEGLSLKLPRFSKQKLSTKAFNEMQKLRLLQLNFVDVNGDFKHISEEIRWVCWHGFPLKFLPKEFHMDKLVAMDLRYSQIRFFWKESKFLKNLKFLNLGHSHYLTHTPNFSKLPNLEILSLKDCKNLIELHPTIGELKALISLNLKDCKSLNSLPNSFSNLKSLQTLIISGCSKLNSLPEDLGEITSLITLIADNTPIQKIPNTIINLKNLKYLSLCGCKGSPSKSSFSSMIWSWISPKKLSQNYTSILLPSSLQGLNSLRKLCLKNCNLSNNTIPKDIGSLSSLRELDLSENLFHSLPSTISGLLKLETLLLDNCPELQFIPNLPPHLSSLYASNCTSLERTSDLSNVKKMGSLSMSNCPKLMEIPGLDKLLDSIRVIHMEGCSNMSNSFKDTILQGWTVSGFGGVCLPGKEVPDWFAYKDEGHSIFLELPQYNNSNLEGFIVCIVYCSCFNNTVSTDLPSLSVINYTKSSITTNKPLTNDVIMSTQDHLWQGHLSNKAFKMEPGDEVEIIVDFGAEITVKKIGISLVFDKYVDQTMLEFASTSNDDDVVVDNQDENVSEKDGEVGSKRGFDENDDEGLKNSYQIPKRLKCEIDSNMKIDEE, from the exons atggagGAGGTCCACACAAAGAACAATCAAATTGTAGCATGTGATTTAGAGCTCTGTTTCCATCTCAACTTCAAGACAATTCAAAGCTCCCTTCAATTGACTTTGGTCGCATCTGTCATCATGGCCAACGAGTTCCAAGCTCAACATGGAGACTGGACGTACGATGTTTTCTTAAGTTTTAGAGGCGAAGATACTCGAAAAAACTTCACAGATCATCTCTACTACGCATTGAAAGATGCAGGCATCAATGTCTTTCGAGACGACCCAGAGCTCCAACGAGGCGAAGACATAAGTTCGGGGCTGGAGCGAGCAATCGAAGGATCGAAGGTGGCAGTTATCGTATTCTCGGAAAGGTATGCGGAGTCGGGATGGTGTTTGGAGGAGTTGGTAAAGATCATGGAGTGTAGAAGGACTTTGAGACAAATGGTTTTGCCAGTATTTTATAATGTGGATCCTTCATGTGTGAGGAAGCAAAAGGGTGAATTTGAAGAGGCTTTTGTTAAGCATGAAAAGGGTAAGGATATTGATAAAGTTCGTAGGTGGAGAATGGCTCTCACTGAAGCTGCTAATGTAGCTGGTTTGGGTTTGACACAAAATGCAAATGG GTATGAGGCAGAATTCATAAGGTCAATTGTTAAAATGATATCAAAGGAGGTGAAGAGCAATTACTTATTCATAGCTCTCTATCCAGTGGGAATTGAATCAAGAATCAAACTTGTTTTACCACATCTTCATATTGGTTCAAATGATGATGTTAAGTTTGTAGGAATTTTGGGGATTGGAGGTTTGGGAAAAACCACCATTGCAAAAGCACTTTACAATCAACTTCATCACAACTTTGAAGCTGCATGCTTCCTTGCTAATATCAAACAAACCCCCAACCAACCCAATGGTCTAGTTCACTTACAAAAACAACTCCTCTCTTCGATTACAAATTCCAGTAACATCAATTTCGAAAACATGGATCGAGGAATCGTTGTGTTGCAAGAAAGCCTTCGTCGCAAAAAGCTTCTTTTGATATTAGACGATGTAGACAAAATAAGCCAATTAACTGCATTAGCAACAAGACGTGAATGTTTCGGTTCAGGTAGTAGAATTGTCATAACAACTCGACATCGACGTTTACTAAACCAGATTGAAGTAGATGGAATTTGTTCCATTGATGTAATGGATGACGCTGAAGCGCTCCAACTCTTTAGTTGGCATGCCTTTCACAATAGTTATCCTTCAGAAACTTTTcatcaactttcaaaacgtGTTGTTAATTATTGTGGAGGATTGCCATTAGCCCTTCAAGTGTTGGGCTGTTTCCTTTTTGGCAGAAGTAGAGAAGAATGGCAAGATACattgaagaatttgaagaaaattctagatgatcaaattcaaataaagcCTAAAATAACCTTTGATACCCACAATGATCACACTTGTAAAGATATATATCTTGTGAACCAAATGTTAGATGGGTGGGGATCTTTTCCAAGAATTGGTGACATAAACAGATTAGTGACAAGTGATTTGTTAAGAGATCATACCCAACTTTTTCTTCCGAAGGAAGTGCGCCTTTCTGTACTTGGACCAAag GTCTCAGGTGATCAAAGAACCATGCCCCAAACTGAATACCTTGGTATCTCATTCCCAGAAGACTCGCATTCACAGACACAATTGCTTTTGGGTGCTCCCCATGACAAG CTTCACGGTGCGGATGATAACAACGGCAGAAGCAGAAGCGAAAAAGTTCTAACCAATGTGACAAGGGAGATGAACAGAAATAAGTGGACAATTTCCTGCATAGTTACTGTTCTTGTTATTGCTATCATTCTCATATTATACTTCAAACCAAGATGGGTATTGTCATGGAATAGTTGTTATCCTTGTTTGTTAGTtgggttt CTTCCGTTGCTTGCATCCGACGCCATGGCCGACGAGCTCCGACCTCAACACGGGAATTGGACTTACGATGTTTTCTTGAGTTTTAGAGGTGAAGATACTCGCAAGAACTTCACTGATCATCTCTACTACGCATTCAAAGATGCAGGCATCAATGTGTTTCGAGACGATCCAGAGCTCGAACGGGGTGAAGACATAAGTTCGGAGCTCGAGCGAGCGATCGAAGGGTCGAAGGTGGCAGTTGTCGTATTCTCGGAAAGGTATGCGGAGTCGGGATGGTGTTTGGAGGAGTTGGTAAAGATCATGGAGTGCAGGAGGACTTTGAGACAACTGGTTTTCccaatattttataatgtGGATCCTTCATGTGTGAGGAAGCAAAAGGGTGAATTTGAAGAGGCTTTTGTTAAACATGAAGTGCGTTATTTTAGGGATATTGATAGAGTTCTTAAGTGGAGAATGGCTCTCACTGAAGCTGCTAATTTATCTGGTTGGGATTTGAGAAACATTGCAAATGG ACATGAAGCGAAGTTCATAAGGTTGATTGTTGAAAAGGTATCAAAGGAGGTGAACAGTAAATACTTATTCATAGCTCTTTATCCAGTGGGAATTGAATCAAGACTCAAACTTCTTTTATCACATCTTCATATTGGTTCAAATGATGTTAGATTTGTAGGAATTTTGGGGATGGGAGGACTGGGTAAAACCACCGTTGCAAAAGCACTTTACAACCAGCTTTATCACAACTTTGAAGCCAAATGTTTCCTTTCCAATATCAAAGCTGAAACCTCCAATCTAATTCACTTACAAAAACAACTCCTCTCTTCCATCACAAATTCTACCAACATCAATCTTGGAAACATCGACCAAGGAATCGCAGTGTTGCAAGAAAGACTTCGTTGCAAAAGGCTTCTTCTGATATTAGACGATGTAGACGACTTAAGCCAGTTAACTGCATTAGCAACAACTCGTGATTTGTTTGCTTCAGGTAGTAGAATTATCATAACAACTCGAGATCGACATCTGCTAAATCAGCTTGAAGTAGACGAAATTTGTTCCATCGATGAAATGGATGACGATGAAGCACTTGAACTCTTTAGTTGGCATGCTTTTCGCAATAGTTATCCATCAGAAACCTTTCATCAACTTTCGAAACAAGTGATCACTTATTGTGGAGGATTGCCATTAGCTCTCGAAGTGTTGGGTTCTTTCCTTTTTGGTAGAAGTAGAGAAGAATGGGAAGATACActgaagaaattgaagaaaatccCAAAcgatcaaattcaaaaaaagcTTAAAATAAGCTTTGATGGGCTAAACGATCATACTTACAAAGATATATTTCTCGACGTGTCATGTTTCTTTATTGGAATGGAAAGAAACTACGTTGAACAAATATTAGATGGGTGTGGATTTTTTCCAAGAATCGGAATTAGTGTTCTTCTTCAAAGATGTCTATTAACAATTGGAGACAAAAACAGATTAATGATGCATGATTTGTTAAGAGATATGGGGAGAGAAATTGTTCgtgaaaattttccaaaataccCTGAGAGACATTCAAGACTTTTTCTTCATGAGGAAGTGCTTTCTGTTCTTACAAGACAAAag GGAACTGATGCAACTGAAGGCCTAAGTTTGAAGTTGCCAAGATTTAGCAAGCAGAAGTTGAGCACAAAAGCATTTAATGAAATGCAAAAATTGAGGTTACTtcaacttaattttgttgatgtaAATGGAGATTTCAAGCATATTTCTGAAGAGATAAGATGGGTTTGTTGGCACGGATTTCCTTTGAAGTTTTTGCCTAAAGAATTTCATATGGACAAATTGGTTGCTATGGACTTGAGATATAGCCAAATCAGATTCTTTTGGAAGGAGTCTAAG TTTCTCAAGAATTTGAAGTTTCTTAATCTAGGCCATTCTCATTACTTAACCCACACTCCAAACTTCTCCAAACTCCCCAATCTAGAGATACTCAGCCTCAAAGACTGCaagaatttgattgaattgcACCCTACAATTGGAGAATTAAAAGCCCTCATTTCCCTAAACTTAAAAGATTGCAAATCCCTCAATTCACTTCCAAATAGTTTCTCAAACTTAAAATCCTTACAAACTCTCATTATTTCAGGTTGTTCAAAGCTCAATAGTTTGCCAGAAGATTTAGGCGAAATTACATCATTAATAACTCTAATAGCTGATAACACACCAATCCAAAAAATCCCTAACAcaattataaacttaaaaaacctcaaatatttatctttatgtGGGTGCAAAGGGTCACCATCAAAATCATCATTCTCTTCAATGATTTGGTCTTGGATTTCACCAAAGAAATTATCTCAAAACTACACATCAATTCTTCTCCCTTCTTCATTACAAGGCTTAAACTCCTTAAGAAAATTATGCCTTAAAAATTGTAACTTGTCAAATAACACAATTCCAAAAGATATCGGGAGTTTGAGTTCTTTGAGAGAATTGGATTTGAGTGAGAATTTATTCCACAGTTTGCCATCAACTATCAGTGGCCTTTTGAAACTTGAGACACTTTTGTTGGATAATTGCCCTGAACTTCAATTTATACCAAATTTGCCACCACATTTGAGTTCATTGTATGCATCAAACTGTACTTCATTGGAAAGGACTTCAGATTTGTCTAATGTGAAGAAAATGGGATCTTTGTCTATGAGTAATTGTCCTAAACTTATGGAGATTCCTGGCTTGGACAAATTATTGGATTCTATTAGAGTTATTCACATGGAAGGATGTAGCAACATGTCCAATTCCTTCAAGGATACCATTCTACAG GGATGGACAGTTAGTGGATTTGGAGGAGTATGTCTTCCAGGCAAAGAAGTTCCAGATTGGTTTGCATACAAAGATGAAGGTCActcaatatttttagaattgcCTCAGTATAATAATTCCAATTTAGAAGGCTTCATTGTTTGCATAGTTTACTGTTCTTGTTTTAACAACACAGTCTCAACTGACCTTCCAAGTTTATCAGTCATTAATTACACAAAATCTTCCATTACAACCAACAAACCTCTTACCAATGATGTAATAATGTCAACTCAAGATCACTTGTGGCAAGGCCATTTATCTAACAAAGCCTTCAAGATGGAACCTGGCGATGAAGTCGAGATCATCGTTGATTTCGGTGCTGAAATCACCGTGAAGAAAATTGGCATCTCGCTTGTGTTTGACAAGTATGTCGATCAAACAATGTTAGAGTTTGCATCCACCTCTAATGATGATGATGTCGTCGTGGATAACCAAGATGAAAATGTAAGTGAAAAGGATGGAGAAGTTGGGAGCAAGAGAGGTTTTGACGAGAATGATGATGAAGGATTGAAAAATTCATACCAAATTCCCAAAAGGTTGAAGTGTGAGATTGATTCTAACATGAAAATTGATGAGGAGtag
- the LOC101213977 gene encoding vesicle transport v-SNARE 13, translated as MSEVFERYERQYCELSANLFRKCTSSTALDGEQKKQKLSEIKGGVDEAESLIRKMNLDARSLQPSVKIGLLAKLREYKSDLNNLKSEVKRITFGNVNATARDELLESGLADTLNVSADQRTRLMTTTERLGNMSGRIKDSQRAMLETEDLGVSILEDLHSQRQSLLGAHDTLHGVDDNVGRSKRILTNMTRRMNKNKWTISCILTVLVIAIIVILYFKLK; from the exons ATGAGCGAGGTATTCGAAAGATACGAGCGTCAATACTGCGAACTTTCTGCCAATCTTTTCAGAAAGTGCACCTCCTCCACTGCCCTAGACGGAG AGCAGAAGAAGCAAAAGCTTTCTGAAATAAAAGGTGGTGTTGATGAAGCGGAATCTCTG ATTCGGAAAATGAATCTCGATGCGAGGAGTTTGCAGCCCAGTGTTAAGATTGGTCTTCTTGCTAAGCTAAGGGAATATAAATCAGATTTGAACAATCTGAAAAGTGAAGTAAAACGGATTACGTTTGGCAATGTAAATGCAACTGCGCGCGATGAGTTGCTGGAATCTGGATTGGCTGATACCCTCAAT GTCTCAGCTGATCAAAGAACTAGACTAATGACCACAACAGAGAGATTAGGCAATATGAGTGGCAGGATTAAGGATAGTCAAAGAGCTATGCTCGAAACTGAAGACCTTGGTGTCTCAATCTTGGAAGACTTGCATTCACAGAGACAATCGCTTTTGGGTGCTCATGACACG CTTCATGGTGTGGACGATAACGTAGGCAGAAGCAAAAGAATTTTAACCAATATGACAAGGaggatgaacaaaaataagtgGACAATTTCCTGCATACTTACCGTTCTTGTTATCGCCATCATTGTGATATTATACTTCAAACTTAAATAG
- the LOC101213732 gene encoding uncharacterized protein LOC101213732 isoform X2: MVHSMVAVSLQLPQLVINPNYKLSSKCYVHHKKKHYYYYYSNFICFALKKNNSNCNTIQNPPIFSLKFSSFSPLSESPQASFDDYIEDEARLLRATFSGKSEKINQDDWRVEMPSFQVLFLKMGWELKGLSKDFKASKIKINVKGAMYAERTKSKSVLTNNLLLNLYNLAPQKPIDFFAQDFLQPLVEKGLKGMMEEIMKEFTENLLLDYNKYKKETQKNEVPSNYI, translated from the exons aTGGTTCACAGTATGGTTGCTGTTTCTCTTCAACTCCCACAGCTTGTTATCAATCCAAATTACAAGCTTAGCTCAAAATGTTATGTTCATCACAAAAAGaagcattattattattattattctaatttcatttgctttgcattgaaaaagaataacagTAATTGCAATACTATTCAAAATCCtccaattttctctctcaagTTCTCCAGTTTCAGTCCACTTTCTGAATCTCCTCAG GCTTCCTTTGATGATTACATTGAAGATGAAGCTAGATTGTTGAGAGCCACTTTTTCtggaaaaagtgaaaaaatcaACCAG GATGACTGGAGAGTTGAAATGCCATCTTTCCAAGTGCTTTTCTTGAAG ATGGGATGGGAATTGAAAGGATTGAGCAAAGATTTCAAAGCATCAAAGATCAAAATCAATGTAAAAGGAGCTATGTATGCAGAgagaacaaaatcaaaaagtgTTCTCACAAACAATTTGCTTCTCAATCTTTACAACTTGGCTCCCCAAAAGCCCATTGATTTCTTTGCACAAGATTTCCTTCAACCTCTTGTGGAAAAG ggatTGAAGGGAATGATGgaagaaataatgaaagaatttACAGAAAATTTGCTATTGGATTACAACAAATACAAGAAGGAAACACAAAAGAATGAAGTTCCTTCCAATTATATATAA